A genomic segment from Streptomyces sp. NBC_00459 encodes:
- the greA gene encoding transcription elongation factor GreA: MTQTSENVTWLTQEAYNKLKDELEHLTGPARTEISAKIAAAREEGDLRENGGYHAAKEEQGKQELRVRQLTQLLENAKVGEAPAANGAVAPGMVVTIAFDGDEDDTLTFLLASREYASSDIETYSPQSPLGRGVSGKKVGADAQYELPNGKLASVKILKAVPYQS, translated from the coding sequence GTGACCCAGACCAGCGAGAACGTCACCTGGCTGACCCAGGAGGCGTACAACAAGCTCAAGGACGAGCTTGAGCACCTTACTGGTCCTGCGCGCACGGAGATCTCCGCCAAGATCGCCGCTGCACGCGAGGAGGGCGACCTGCGCGAGAACGGCGGTTACCACGCCGCCAAGGAGGAGCAGGGCAAGCAGGAGCTCCGTGTGCGCCAGCTGACCCAGCTCCTGGAGAACGCGAAGGTCGGCGAGGCCCCGGCTGCGAACGGCGCGGTCGCGCCCGGCATGGTCGTGACGATCGCCTTCGACGGCGACGAGGACGACACGCTGACCTTCCTGCTCGCCTCGCGCGAGTACGCCAGCTCCGACATCGAGACCTACTCGCCCCAGTCGCCGCTCGGCCGCGGGGTGAGCGGCAAGAAGGTCGGCGCGGACGCCCAGTACGAGCTGCCCAACGGCAAGCTCGCATCCGTGAAGATCCTGAAGGCCGTGCCCTACCAGAGCTGA
- a CDS encoding DUF4307 domain-containing protein → MSTATTRPPEGRYGRSTDERADHKLKIVAAVLGSVLLVVVGWFGYHYVVGNKISAEIITFKTYEDSVKVHLEVRKDSGTNGYCTVRSQAENGAEVGRADFRFDGDATRIDRLVTLRTTSQGTTAELLGCHSD, encoded by the coding sequence ATGAGTACGGCGACCACGCGACCGCCCGAGGGACGGTACGGCCGGTCCACGGACGAGCGCGCCGACCACAAGCTCAAGATCGTCGCCGCCGTCCTCGGGTCGGTACTGCTCGTCGTGGTCGGCTGGTTCGGCTACCACTACGTCGTCGGCAACAAGATCAGCGCCGAGATCATCACCTTCAAGACGTACGAGGACTCGGTCAAGGTTCACCTGGAGGTCCGCAAGGACTCCGGAACGAACGGCTACTGCACGGTCCGCTCCCAGGCCGAGAACGGTGCCGAGGTCGGCCGCGCCGACTTCCGCTTCGACGGTGACGCCACCCGCATCGACCGGCTCGTCACGCTCCGTACGACGTCCCAGGGCACCACGGCCGAGCTGCTCGGGTGTCACAGCGACTGA
- the mca gene encoding mycothiol conjugate amidase Mca produces the protein MAVHAHPDDESSKGAATMAKYVSEGVDVLVVTCTGGERGSILNPKLQGDKYIEEHIHEVRKKEMDEAREILGIKQEWLGFVDSGLPEGDPLPPLPEGCFALEDVDKAAGELVKQIRSFRPQVITTYDENGGYPHPDHIMTHTISMVAFEGAADTETYPESEYGPAYQPRKLYYNQGFNRPRTEALHNALIERGMESPYGDWLKRWSEFERTERTLTTHVPCAEFFEIRDKALLAHATQIDPDGGWFRVPLDLQREVWPTEEYELAKSLVDTSLPEDDLFAGIRDNA, from the coding sequence ATGGCCGTGCACGCGCACCCCGACGACGAGTCGAGCAAGGGTGCGGCCACCATGGCGAAGTACGTGTCCGAGGGGGTGGACGTGCTCGTCGTGACCTGCACGGGCGGGGAGCGCGGGTCCATCCTCAACCCGAAGCTGCAGGGCGACAAGTACATCGAGGAGCACATCCACGAGGTACGCAAGAAGGAGATGGACGAGGCCCGCGAGATCCTCGGCATCAAGCAGGAGTGGCTCGGTTTCGTCGACTCCGGCCTGCCCGAGGGCGACCCGCTGCCGCCGCTGCCCGAGGGCTGCTTCGCCCTGGAGGACGTGGACAAGGCGGCCGGCGAGCTGGTGAAGCAGATCCGCTCGTTCCGCCCGCAGGTGATCACGACGTACGACGAGAACGGCGGGTACCCGCACCCCGACCACATCATGACCCACACGATCTCGATGGTGGCCTTCGAGGGCGCAGCGGACACCGAGACCTACCCGGAGTCGGAGTACGGCCCGGCGTACCAGCCGCGGAAGCTCTACTACAACCAGGGCTTCAACCGGCCGCGTACCGAGGCGCTGCACAACGCGCTGATCGAGCGCGGCATGGAGTCGCCGTACGGGGACTGGCTGAAGCGGTGGTCGGAGTTCGAGCGCACCGAGCGCACGCTGACCACGCATGTTCCGTGCGCGGAGTTCTTCGAGATCCGTGACAAGGCGCTGCTCGCGCACGCCACGCAGATCGACCCCGACGGGGGCTGGTTCCGGGTGCCGCTGGACCTTCAGCGGGAGGTCTGGCCGACGGAGGAGTACGAGCTGGCGAAGTCGCTCGTGGACACTTCCCTCCCCGAGGACGACCTCTTTGCGGGCATCCGCGACAATGCCTGA